The Procambarus clarkii isolate CNS0578487 chromosome 39, FALCON_Pclarkii_2.0, whole genome shotgun sequence genome window below encodes:
- the LOC123760387 gene encoding vesicle-trafficking protein SEC22b isoform X1 has translation MVLMVMIARASDGLPLAASLQDDEQSGRNLVEYQNQAKMLFKKITPNSPNKCSIETGPYIFHYVIENEACHLVLCEKGYSKKTAYTFLEEMAAEFTAQHGRKLSQATRPYSCIEFDTYIQKLRRQYSDQRGRRHLHQLREDLNDVQRIMMDNIDDVLQRGATLSDLETKATGLLIMSKKYHKDAQYLNMRSTFAKIAAAAVVTLVFVIYFFVF, from the exons atggtgctgatggtgatgATAGCCAGGGCTTCCGACGGGTTGCCGCTGGCAGCTTCCCTCCAGGATGACGAGCAG TCTGGCAGGAATCTTGTGGAGTATCAAAACCAAGCCAAAATGCTTTTCAAGAAAATTACTCCAAACAGCCCAAACAAATGTTCTATAGAAACGGGTCCCTACATCTTCCA TTATGTTATTGAGAATGAAGCCTGTCACTTGGTACTGTGTGAGAAAGGGTACAGTAAAAAGACTGCTTATACCTTTCTAGAAGAAATGGCTGCAGAATTTACAGCTCAGCATGGTCGAAAATTATCACAAGCAACTAGACCATATTCCTGCATAGAGTTTG ATACCTACATCCAGAAGCTTCGTCGCCAGTATAGTGATCAGCGGGGACGCCGTCATTTACATCAACTAAGAGAAGATTTAAATGATGTGCAAAGAATCATGATGGACAATATAGATGATGTCTTACAGCGAGGAGCAACTCTCTCAG ATTTGGAGACAAAGGCAACTGGGCTATTAATTATGTCCAAAAAGTATCATAAAGATGCTCAGTATCTGAACATGAGATCAACTTTCGCTaagattgctgctgctgctgttgttacattGGTGTTTGTTATCTATTTCTTTGTATTTTGA
- the LOC123760387 gene encoding vesicle-trafficking protein SEC22b-B isoform X2: MLFKKITPNSPNKCSIETGPYIFHYVIENEACHLVLCEKGYSKKTAYTFLEEMAAEFTAQHGRKLSQATRPYSCIEFDTYIQKLRRQYSDQRGRRHLHQLREDLNDVQRIMMDNIDDVLQRGATLSDLETKATGLLIMSKKYHKDAQYLNMRSTFAKIAAAAVVTLVFVIYFFVF; this comes from the exons ATGCTTTTCAAGAAAATTACTCCAAACAGCCCAAACAAATGTTCTATAGAAACGGGTCCCTACATCTTCCA TTATGTTATTGAGAATGAAGCCTGTCACTTGGTACTGTGTGAGAAAGGGTACAGTAAAAAGACTGCTTATACCTTTCTAGAAGAAATGGCTGCAGAATTTACAGCTCAGCATGGTCGAAAATTATCACAAGCAACTAGACCATATTCCTGCATAGAGTTTG ATACCTACATCCAGAAGCTTCGTCGCCAGTATAGTGATCAGCGGGGACGCCGTCATTTACATCAACTAAGAGAAGATTTAAATGATGTGCAAAGAATCATGATGGACAATATAGATGATGTCTTACAGCGAGGAGCAACTCTCTCAG ATTTGGAGACAAAGGCAACTGGGCTATTAATTATGTCCAAAAAGTATCATAAAGATGCTCAGTATCTGAACATGAGATCAACTTTCGCTaagattgctgctgctgctgttgttacattGGTGTTTGTTATCTATTTCTTTGTATTTTGA
- the Arpc4 gene encoding actin-related protein 2/3 complex subunit 4 gives MSATLRPYLNAVRHTLSAAMCLQNFNSQVVERHNKPEVEVRSSKELLMTAVVVSRNEKEKVLIEPSINSIRISISIKQADDIERILCHKFMRFMMMRAENFIILRRKPVQGYDISFLITNFHTEQMFKHKLVDFVIHFMEEIDKEISEMKLAVNARARECAMEYLKRF, from the exons ATG TCAGCCACGTTACGTCCCTATCTGAATGCTGTACGGCACACACTTTCTGCTGCCATGTGCCTTCAGAATTTCAACTCTCAAGTTGTAGAAAGACATAATAAGCCAGAAGTAGAGGTTAG ATCAAGTAAGGAGCTCTTGAtgactgctgttgttgttagtcGAAATGAAAAAGAGAAAGTTCTCATAGAACCGTCCATCAACTCCATCAGGATTTCCATCTCTATTAAGCAAGCAGATGATATTGAACGTATTCTTTGTCATAAATTTATGAG ATTTATGATGATGAGAGCTGAAAATTTCATAATTTTACGAAGAAAACCTGTACAG GGCTACGACATATCTTTCCTCATAACAAACTTCCACACTGAGCAAATGTTCAAACATAAACTGGTAGACTTTGTCATTCACTTCATGGAGGAGATTGATAAAGAGATTTCGGAGATGAAATTGGCAGTGAATGCTCGAGCAAGAGAATGTGCCATGGAATACTTAAAAAGG TTCTGA
- the LOC123760385 gene encoding acyl-coenzyme A diphosphatase FITM2: MRTVTCRGAIKREAMCSPDDAVTQNVEVQVSSEEQKQVNPPSIWETIASWGVNYMHIPSEVKIGYYFITLLMLSLVKESIDVPHIDMLTGKHSVLNTVFVKKGWGITLIAFVVYHLTSLPLHPKWMIGLKQLLIRIAATTFFFFIWCAVVFEVAEQYSEVCTFNNIKVELTKRQCLKLKDHVYYSFDISGHSFLTTYCVLIMMEESKEILYFLWLGKCLRGIPTNTSESIGLAKFDEKDTKILHSRYTIMSPIVVVSFVCIVLLCLIWDFMFIITTLYYHNFLEKVIGTILAVSTWYFLYRQLFTYVFKHKFFLS, translated from the exons ATGCG GACTGTTACGTGCAGAGGAGCTATAAAACGTGAGGCAATGTGCAGCCCTGATGACGCTGTTACTCAGAATGTTG aggTGCAGGTATCTTCAGAAGAGCAAAAGCAAGTAAACCCACCTTCCATATGGGAGACGATAGCTTCTTGGGGTGTTAACTACATGCACATACCTTCAGAAGTGAAGATAGGGTATTACTTCATCACCCTTCTAATGTTGTCCTTGGTTAAAGAGTCCATTGATGTACCACATATTGATATGCTGACTGGCAAGCATAGTGTTTTGAATACG GTATTTGTGAAAAAGGGTTGGGGTATTACCTTAATTGCATTTGTCGTTTACCATTTGACATCACTTCCACTGCACCCTAAATGGATGATTGGTCTCAAACAGCTTTTGATTCGAATTGCTGCCACAACATTCTTCTTCTTCATTTGGTGTGCG GTTGTTTTTGAAGTGGCTGAGCAATACTCAGAGGTCTGCACATTTAATAACATTAAGGTTGAATTAACTAAGAGACAGTGTTTGAAACTTAAAGACCATGTGTACTATTCTTTTGATATTTCTGGTCACTCTTTCCTCACAACTTACTGTGTTCTCATTATGATGGAGGAAAGTAAAGAAATCCTCTACTTCCTTTGGCTGGGAAAATGTTTGCGTGGAATACCGACAAATACATCAGAGAGCATTGGCTTGGCCAAATTTGATGAGAAAGACACCAAGATATTACACTCAAGATATACCATAATGTCTCCCATTGTGGTGGTCAGTTTTGTGTGCATTGTTTTGCTGTGCCTTATCTGGGATTTTATGTTTATTATAACCACGTTGTATTACCATAACTTTCTGGAGAAGGTAATTGGTACAATCCTTGCTGTGAGTACGTGGTACTTCTTATATAGACAGCTATTTACGTATGTTTTTAAACATAAATTTTTTCTTTCTTAG